One stretch of Elusimicrobiota bacterium DNA includes these proteins:
- a CDS encoding tautomerase family protein encodes MPAITVQSLELTDEQKEIVADKFGAIFSEITKVPKDRIYIFFDGYALDCAAADGVLFSKRPPKAAIGKFNQKKD; translated from the coding sequence ATGCCGGCTATCACCGTCCAGAGCCTGGAATTGACAGACGAACAAAAAGAGATCGTGGCCGACAAGTTCGGCGCTATCTTTTCTGAAATAACCAAAGTGCCCAAGGACAGAATATATATTTTCTTCGACGGCTATGCGCTTGATTGCGCGGCCGCCGACGGGGTGCTTTTTTCCAAAAGACCGCCCAAGGCGGCCATAGGCAAATTTAACCAGAAAAAAGACTGA
- a CDS encoding DJ-1/PfpI family protein, whose translation MSNSKKVLILATNYGTWGEELQAPWDIIKKAGHQVTLATPLGKKPLPLAVSMNPDFVDPIINAKTNPPEVCKRIKELTDGDEWAHSIKFKDANMKDYDAIVLTGGLGAMIDMCNNYNVHKLILDAYKSNKLIGALCYAVTTLAFCRDPKDKTKSIIYGKKITAHPAAWDFYGPDFDFTYDLYGVTPDNKGTDVHTPGFLWPIEHIVRDAVGPKGQCISRESANRANPEVAFDWPFVTGTSVESSIAYGEKIVEVLAGVLAAK comes from the coding sequence ATGAGCAACAGTAAAAAAGTGCTTATACTAGCCACGAACTACGGCACATGGGGCGAGGAATTGCAGGCGCCCTGGGACATCATTAAGAAAGCGGGGCATCAGGTGACCTTGGCCACGCCCCTGGGCAAAAAGCCCCTTCCCTTAGCGGTCAGCATGAATCCGGATTTTGTGGATCCGATCATCAACGCCAAGACCAACCCGCCGGAAGTCTGCAAACGCATCAAAGAGCTGACGGATGGGGACGAATGGGCGCACTCCATCAAGTTCAAGGACGCGAACATGAAGGACTATGACGCCATCGTACTGACGGGCGGCCTGGGCGCCATGATCGACATGTGCAACAACTACAACGTGCACAAGCTTATCCTGGACGCTTACAAATCCAACAAGCTTATAGGCGCCCTCTGCTACGCGGTGACCACGCTGGCCTTCTGCCGCGACCCGAAGGACAAAACAAAGAGCATCATATACGGTAAAAAGATCACGGCCCATCCCGCCGCCTGGGATTTCTACGGCCCGGATTTCGATTTTACCTACGATCTCTACGGCGTCACCCCCGACAACAAAGGGACCGACGTGCATACCCCCGGCTTCCTTTGGCCTATAGAGCACATCGTGCGCGACGCGGTGGGCCCGAAAGGGCAGTGCATCTCCAGGGAAAGCGCCAACCGGGCAAACCCGGAAGTGGCCTTCGACTGGCCCTTTGTCACAGGGACTTCCGTGGAATCCTCGATCGCCTACGGAGAAAAGATCGTCGAAGTTCTGGCGGGAGTTCTGGCGGCGAAGTAG
- a CDS encoding cupin domain-containing protein codes for MFCYHKKIAKKDLGKGVIVQELGHGDRMNVLHWNMADKSVVTLHQHPEEQFGYVIKGGFNMLVGNETTVLEAGDAYFLPSGVPHSFTAIGETEAIDIFNPIKIDMPWRK; via the coding sequence ATGTTCTGCTACCATAAGAAAATAGCGAAGAAGGACCTGGGAAAAGGCGTGATCGTCCAGGAACTCGGCCACGGAGACAGGATGAATGTGCTGCACTGGAATATGGCGGATAAGAGCGTGGTCACGCTTCACCAGCATCCGGAGGAACAGTTCGGATACGTGATCAAAGGCGGTTTCAATATGCTCGTCGGAAATGAAACCACCGTGCTGGAAGCGGGAGACGCCTATTTCCTGCCCTCCGGCGTGCCGCACTCTTTTACCGCCATCGGGGAAACGGAAGCGATCGACATTTTTAATCCCATTAAAATAGACATGCCCTGGAGGAAATAG
- a CDS encoding DJ-1/PfpI family protein, which translates to MLPAKKIGILLENRFIDQEIVYYSHRFREEGIETEFLTRLWGQPRLTFKGLELGMQMTVDKSFETMDDAALRAYSAIIVPAGMVADMLRYAEKPGDLAPAVQFMRRAMAEKNILKGLICHALWIFDPIPDAIRGRKVTCHNNVIGSVRNTGAQYVDQDIVVDGDLVTARTGGLFAPFARTIIGEIAKRGG; encoded by the coding sequence ATGCTGCCCGCGAAAAAAATAGGGATTTTGCTTGAGAACAGGTTCATCGACCAGGAAATAGTCTATTATTCCCACCGGTTCAGGGAGGAGGGGATCGAAACGGAGTTCCTGACGCGTCTTTGGGGCCAGCCGCGCCTGACGTTCAAGGGGCTGGAACTCGGAATGCAGATGACGGTAGACAAGAGCTTCGAAACAATGGACGACGCGGCCCTCCGCGCTTATTCGGCTATCATCGTGCCCGCGGGCATGGTGGCGGACATGCTGCGTTACGCCGAGAAACCGGGCGATCTGGCCCCCGCCGTTCAGTTCATGCGGCGGGCCATGGCGGAGAAAAATATTTTAAAAGGGCTGATCTGCCATGCGTTATGGATCTTCGACCCTATTCCGGACGCGATACGGGGACGCAAGGTCACCTGCCACAACAACGTCATAGGCAGCGTCCGCAACACCGGCGCCCAGTATGTGGACCAGGACATAGTGGTGGACGGCGACCTGGTGACGGCCCGGACGGGAGGGCTGTTCGCGCCCTTTGCCAGAACTATTATCGGGGAAATTGCCAAGCGGGGCGGATAA
- a CDS encoding ATP-binding protein, translating into MVKIEAPAILANLEKMTGFTAGFAEKQGFNKEAVGQIRLASEEALINVINYAYPGAEGTVEVSCDTAGGGAIRIEIKDSGIPFDPLSLPAPDTTLPMEQRKIGGLGIFMIRKLMSDVKYRRDGGCNVLTLIKNK; encoded by the coding sequence ATGGTAAAAATAGAAGCGCCCGCGATATTGGCAAATCTGGAAAAGATGACGGGTTTTACCGCCGGTTTCGCGGAAAAACAGGGCTTTAACAAGGAAGCCGTCGGCCAGATACGGCTTGCTTCCGAAGAAGCGCTGATAAACGTGATCAACTACGCCTATCCCGGCGCGGAGGGAACGGTGGAGGTAAGCTGCGATACGGCCGGGGGCGGGGCTATAAGGATAGAGATAAAAGATTCCGGCATACCGTTCGACCCGCTGTCGCTGCCGGCGCCCGACACAACGCTGCCCATGGAACAGCGGAAGATCGGCGGGCTGGGCATTTTTATGATACGCAAGCTAATGAGCGACGTGAAATACCGCAGAGACGGCGGATGCAACGTTTTGACCCTGATAAAAAACAAATAA
- a CDS encoding STAS domain-containing protein: MAENISVTCADGCAKIVLSGRLDATSAPGLQEELKKLIGQKIAKLVFFAGDLEYISSAGLRVIIFAKQKIGVDSKVYFIGGQEAVVNVIKMSGLDNFMAIQPVFNE, from the coding sequence ATGGCGGAAAATATTTCAGTAACATGCGCGGACGGATGTGCAAAGATCGTGCTTTCCGGCAGGCTGGACGCCACAAGCGCCCCCGGTTTGCAGGAAGAGCTGAAGAAACTGATCGGGCAGAAAATAGCGAAACTGGTGTTTTTCGCGGGCGACCTGGAATACATTTCAAGCGCGGGCCTCCGGGTCATTATCTTCGCGAAGCAGAAGATAGGCGTTGACTCAAAGGTGTATTTTATCGGCGGGCAGGAGGCGGTGGTCAATGTCATCAAAATGAGCGGGCTTGATAATTTTATGGCTATACAGCCGGTCTTTAATGAATAG
- the glgX gene encoding glycogen debranching protein GlgX — MLRIDTHPTHTVNGFEVRVGKPLPFGATIVPGGVNFSVYSSQARSCELVLFKKHGARPFASIPFPDEFRIGNVFTMVVFDLDYEDIEYGFRMDGPFAPNEGHRFDKTKILMDPYAKTIGGRDVWGVDPDWSDIYPHRARVLLDDFDWENDHPLETPIEDLIIYEMHVRGFTRHPSSGVKHPGTFAGIREKIPYLKELGVNCVELMPIHEFDEFENSRVSKATGERLMNYWGYSNVGFFAPKSGFAATGKFGMQADELKTLIKDLHKNGLEVILDVVFNHTAEGNERGPYISYRGIDNKTYYILTPDGYYYNFSGCGNTLNCNNPIVRNMILDCLRYWATDYHVDGFRFDLASILGRDQNGAPMHSPPLLETLAFDPILGKCKLIAEAWDAGGLYQVGSFPSWGRWAEWNGKFRDDARKFLKGEPGLAGAMSQRLQGSPDLYQWQNRGTRASINFITAHDGFTLMDMVSYDGKHNEANGENNSDGSNDNYSWNCGWEGPSTDPGVNSLRVKQIKNALAMLLVSRGTPMILSGDEMGNVQGGNNNAYCQDNGISWLDWGLLKDNAGLFNYCKKMIAFRNAHPALRSCHHFTNNNLNNGYPDISWHGTKAWSCDWAPESRVLAFLLNGESVKVGAVCDTFIYVAMNMHWEMRGFGLPQLPQGMRWHVAVNTDMPSPEDVAETGREKKIENQSEFLVGPRSVVVLLGK; from the coding sequence ATGCTGCGCATCGATACACATCCGACACACACCGTTAATGGCTTCGAAGTGCGGGTAGGCAAACCGCTGCCTTTCGGGGCGACGATAGTGCCCGGAGGGGTGAATTTTTCCGTCTATTCCAGCCAAGCCCGCTCCTGCGAGCTGGTCCTTTTCAAAAAACACGGGGCCCGGCCCTTTGCCTCCATCCCGTTCCCCGACGAGTTCAGGATAGGCAATGTATTCACCATGGTCGTGTTCGATCTGGATTACGAGGATATCGAGTACGGCTTTCGCATGGACGGCCCGTTCGCGCCCAATGAGGGGCACCGCTTTGACAAGACAAAGATCCTGATGGACCCGTACGCGAAAACCATAGGCGGCAGGGACGTCTGGGGCGTGGACCCGGACTGGAGCGACATCTACCCGCACCGCGCCCGCGTGCTTCTGGACGATTTTGACTGGGAGAACGATCATCCCCTTGAAACTCCCATAGAAGACCTTATTATCTACGAAATGCACGTGCGCGGTTTTACCAGGCATCCGTCTTCCGGCGTAAAACATCCCGGGACGTTCGCGGGAATACGGGAAAAAATACCGTACCTCAAAGAGCTCGGAGTAAATTGCGTGGAGCTGATGCCGATACACGAGTTCGACGAGTTCGAGAATTCGCGCGTGTCAAAAGCCACGGGCGAGCGGCTGATGAACTATTGGGGCTACAGCAACGTCGGTTTTTTCGCGCCCAAGTCCGGTTTCGCCGCCACGGGAAAGTTCGGTATGCAGGCGGATGAGCTGAAAACCCTTATCAAGGACCTTCACAAGAACGGCCTTGAGGTTATACTGGACGTGGTTTTCAATCACACCGCGGAGGGCAACGAACGCGGCCCTTACATCTCGTACCGGGGCATTGACAACAAAACATATTACATCCTGACGCCCGACGGCTATTACTATAATTTCAGCGGCTGCGGCAATACCCTCAACTGCAACAACCCGATAGTGCGCAATATGATACTGGACTGCCTGCGCTACTGGGCCACCGACTACCATGTGGACGGTTTCAGGTTCGACCTCGCCTCCATACTGGGGCGCGATCAGAACGGCGCTCCCATGCACAGCCCGCCGCTTCTGGAAACGCTCGCTTTCGACCCGATACTCGGCAAATGCAAACTGATAGCCGAGGCCTGGGACGCGGGCGGCCTTTACCAGGTGGGTTCGTTCCCTTCATGGGGGCGATGGGCCGAATGGAACGGCAAATTCCGCGACGACGCGCGCAAATTCCTGAAAGGCGAACCGGGCCTTGCCGGCGCCATGTCGCAGCGCCTGCAGGGCTCTCCCGACCTTTATCAGTGGCAGAACAGGGGAACGCGCGCCTCTATCAATTTCATAACCGCGCATGACGGATTTACACTGATGGACATGGTTTCTTATGACGGGAAGCATAATGAGGCCAACGGCGAGAACAATTCGGACGGGTCCAACGACAACTACAGCTGGAACTGCGGCTGGGAAGGCCCGTCAACGGACCCCGGGGTCAACAGCCTGCGCGTGAAGCAGATAAAGAACGCTCTGGCCATGCTGCTGGTCAGCCGGGGGACTCCCATGATCCTTTCCGGCGACGAGATGGGCAATGTGCAGGGCGGCAATAATAACGCCTACTGCCAGGACAACGGGATATCGTGGCTGGACTGGGGGCTGCTGAAGGACAACGCCGGGCTATTCAACTACTGTAAAAAGATGATAGCGTTCAGAAACGCGCATCCGGCGCTGCGTTCCTGCCACCATTTTACGAACAACAACTTAAACAACGGCTACCCGGACATCTCCTGGCACGGAACAAAGGCCTGGAGCTGCGACTGGGCCCCTGAAAGCCGGGTACTCGCGTTCCTGCTGAACGGCGAAAGCGTGAAAGTCGGCGCCGTGTGCGACACTTTCATATATGTCGCGATGAACATGCATTGGGAGATGCGCGGTTTCGGGCTGCCCCAACTGCCGCAGGGAATGCGCTGGCACGTTGCGGTAAACACGGATATGCCGTCGCCGGAAGATGTCGCGGAAACAGGGCGGGAGAAAAAAATCGAAAATCAGTCCGAGTTCCTTGTCGGTCCTCGTTCGGTAGTGGTTCTCTTGGGAAAATAA
- a CDS encoding STAS domain-containing protein has product MEIKTAIHDEVNVISISGSLDGATAPQAQEQILPNIASGCCLVLDFEKCVYISSAGLRVLLMIAKQLPAKNGCWAFAGLSAEIKDVMDMTGFSSFFSIFDTVAEAVASVKNVHR; this is encoded by the coding sequence ATGGAAATAAAGACCGCGATACACGATGAAGTCAACGTAATCAGCATTTCCGGGAGCCTTGACGGCGCTACGGCCCCGCAGGCGCAGGAACAGATCCTGCCTAACATCGCTTCCGGCTGCTGTCTGGTGCTCGACTTTGAAAAGTGCGTATATATATCCAGCGCGGGGCTGCGGGTGCTGCTGATGATAGCGAAACAGCTGCCCGCCAAAAACGGGTGCTGGGCCTTCGCGGGGCTCTCCGCCGAGATAAAAGACGTAATGGATATGACCGGCTTCAGCAGTTTTTTCTCCATCTTTGATACGGTGGCGGAAGCTGTGGCCTCGGTCAAGAACGTACACCGTTAA
- a CDS encoding AGE family epimerase/isomerase: MELMQFEFSDLIAGYVTNFDKDKKIFGLKTTDGREFQVKLTNNTFARGLRNLEEPYFDCTGQLAELLVPGQYMFAYGVFYPEKGSHVFEAKTLDFPGRKLGKFRFEEPDWWIKQARSIADFFIRAQFLGKEIDYRNYRTFLSLGGNRKGDFRQETDTISRLVYGFASTFLLTGEDRFLEAAEKGTQYLRDHMRFYDYDENIVYWYHGIDVKGEQEHKIFASEFGDDWDAIPMYEQIYALAGPTQTYRINGDPSIMKDIKMTIDLFDRFFIDKKGEGYFSHLDPITLDPRSDSLGLNKARKNWNSVGDHAPAYLINLYLATGDPKYKDFLAYTADCIVNHFPDYENSPFVNERFFEDWSHDLTWRWQQNQAVIGHNLKIAWNLMRINSLKPDNRYVELAKKIAEVMPKVGMDKQRGGWYDVMERTLKQGEEAHRFSWHDRKAWWQQEQGILAYQILYGVLKDKEYLKYGRESASFYNSFYLDHDDGSVYFNVLNNGLPYLMGNERLKGSHSMSGYHSIELCYLSQVYTNFLNTKQPLDLYFKPMVGGFGNDVLRVQPDILPQGSVRISAVWIDGNPWTKFDAEKLIVELPNLTSRPKIKVRLEPAA; encoded by the coding sequence ATGGAGCTTATGCAATTCGAGTTTTCGGACCTTATCGCCGGTTATGTGACCAATTTTGACAAAGATAAAAAAATTTTCGGGCTGAAAACCACGGACGGCCGCGAGTTCCAGGTAAAACTGACCAATAACACTTTCGCCCGCGGGCTACGCAACCTGGAAGAGCCGTATTTCGACTGCACAGGGCAGCTTGCGGAACTGCTGGTTCCGGGGCAGTACATGTTCGCCTACGGGGTTTTCTATCCGGAAAAAGGGAGCCACGTTTTCGAAGCTAAGACGCTGGATTTCCCCGGGCGCAAGCTCGGAAAGTTCAGGTTCGAAGAGCCGGACTGGTGGATAAAACAGGCGCGCAGCATAGCGGATTTTTTTATCAGGGCGCAGTTCCTGGGCAAAGAGATAGATTACCGCAATTACCGCACGTTCCTGAGCCTCGGCGGCAACCGTAAAGGCGATTTCCGCCAGGAAACGGACACCATCTCGCGCCTGGTGTACGGTTTCGCCTCCACTTTCCTCCTGACCGGAGAGGACCGGTTCCTTGAGGCCGCGGAAAAAGGCACACAATACCTGCGCGACCACATGCGGTTCTACGATTATGACGAAAACATCGTCTACTGGTACCACGGCATCGACGTGAAAGGCGAGCAGGAGCATAAGATATTCGCCTCTGAGTTCGGCGACGACTGGGACGCCATCCCCATGTACGAGCAGATCTACGCGCTTGCGGGCCCCACGCAGACATACCGGATAAACGGCGATCCTTCCATCATGAAGGATATTAAGATGACGATCGACCTGTTCGACCGTTTTTTTATAGACAAAAAGGGAGAGGGGTATTTCTCGCACCTTGACCCCATTACTCTTGACCCCCGCAGCGACAGTCTTGGCCTCAACAAGGCCCGCAAGAACTGGAACTCGGTCGGCGACCACGCGCCCGCGTACCTTATCAACCTCTACCTTGCCACCGGCGACCCGAAATACAAAGATTTTCTGGCTTATACCGCGGACTGCATCGTAAATCATTTTCCGGATTATGAGAACAGCCCGTTCGTCAATGAGCGCTTTTTTGAGGACTGGAGCCACGACCTGACCTGGCGGTGGCAGCAGAACCAGGCGGTAATAGGCCATAATCTGAAGATAGCCTGGAACCTGATGCGCATTAACAGCCTGAAACCGGACAACCGCTACGTTGAGCTGGCAAAAAAGATAGCCGAGGTGATGCCGAAGGTCGGCATGGATAAGCAGCGCGGCGGCTGGTACGACGTCATGGAACGCACCCTCAAACAGGGGGAAGAAGCCCATCGCTTTTCCTGGCACGACCGGAAAGCCTGGTGGCAGCAGGAACAGGGGATTCTTGCGTATCAGATATTGTACGGAGTGCTGAAAGACAAGGAATATCTCAAATACGGCAGGGAATCGGCCTCGTTCTATAATTCGTTCTATCTTGACCATGACGACGGCTCCGTGTACTTCAACGTCTTAAATAACGGCCTGCCCTACCTGATGGGAAATGAGCGTCTTAAAGGCAGCCATTCGATGAGCGGCTATCATTCCATAGAGCTTTGTTATCTTTCGCAGGTGTATACTAACTTTCTCAACACCAAACAGCCGCTTGATCTGTATTTCAAACCTATGGTCGGCGGGTTTGGCAATGATGTGCTGCGGGTCCAGCCCGACATCCTGCCGCAGGGCAGCGTGCGCATCTCGGCTGTCTGGATAGACGGCAATCCGTGGACCAAGTTCGACGCCGAGAAACTGATCGTGGAGCTGCCTAACCTTACGTCCCGGCCCAAGATAAAAGTGCGGCTCGAGCCTGCGGCCTGA
- a CDS encoding chemotaxis protein: MKHIISILLLFFVFPLIPLSHAAAAQKKELRAGAGKSSPAESLARNAISIEDMTETDKRILALAKAAAGECARALENAVKSGQKNEEEIFSTLYFPLLPVTSPPAFSTFYDDYTDKVITPIEDSYLAKDKAILAVVLLDINGYLPSHNSKYSRPLTGNPEIDLKNHRTKRIFNDVTGYQAAINTREFLLQIYRRDTGEITADISVPVFVLNRHWGALRILYGRGE, translated from the coding sequence ATGAAACACATTATTTCCATACTGCTGCTTTTTTTCGTTTTCCCGCTCATCCCGCTTTCCCATGCCGCGGCCGCGCAGAAAAAAGAACTCAGGGCCGGCGCCGGGAAAAGTTCCCCGGCCGAGAGCCTGGCCAGAAACGCGATAAGCATTGAAGACATGACGGAAACGGACAAGCGGATACTGGCATTGGCGAAAGCGGCCGCCGGCGAATGCGCCAGGGCTCTTGAAAACGCGGTTAAATCAGGCCAAAAAAACGAAGAAGAGATCTTCAGCACGCTTTATTTTCCCCTGCTGCCCGTTACATCTCCCCCGGCCTTTTCAACATTTTACGACGATTATACGGACAAGGTCATAACCCCGATAGAGGATTCGTATCTGGCCAAAGACAAGGCAATACTTGCCGTTGTGCTGTTGGACATAAACGGATATCTTCCTTCTCATAATTCAAAATATTCGCGTCCCCTGACCGGCAACCCGGAAATTGACTTGAAAAACCACAGGACAAAACGCATTTTCAACGATGTAACCGGCTACCAAGCCGCCATAAATACCCGGGAGTTCCTTTTACAGATCTACCGCAGGGACACAGGGGAAATCACCGCCGACATTTCGGTCCCCGTTTTCGTGCTGAACCGCCACTGGGGAGCTTTGAGGATCCTATACGGGAGAGGAGAGTAA
- a CDS encoding SpoIIE family protein phosphatase, which translates to MFRKLSTKISLALIAIMSLLMALFTVGLIRNRTKEMDRLILEKGITAATVGARFTGNTLDNMIDNGIFSINEVFDRELVPIKLPSAITRKYLAAGIEPKSLSSVQKYHYATGMDSYLDNLVLPVEDEFLRDPQFTYAVMVDINGYVPAHNSIYNRPLTGDFAFDLLHNRTKRIFNDEVGIKSASHAENNYFLQIYKRDTGELMWDVTFPVLVKGRHWGAFRVGFSMEKAEKATASLRNKLILIMGFLLLIMVIVIDRVTAAMMKPLLALHDGVEKVAKGDLSFHQAEASGDEVGDLARAFNKMTDDLKVYIKNLQETTAAKERIESELSIAKGIQAGMLPRLFPPFPERKEFDLHASMEPAKEVGGDFFDFFFVTENKLCIIIADVSGKGVPAALYMVITKTLLKTEGLRGLPPCKILAAVNAILFPDNDACMFATVFCAVLDTETGEMEFANAGHNPPLLCAGPGRFEFLTMESGMVLGVAESFPYNSGKIRLSEGDTMFLYTDGVTEAMNPENALFSEKKLQAVLNTLKNESAENILRRIRVEIAAFAAGTPQSDDITMIVLKYRGPKKS; encoded by the coding sequence ATGTTCAGGAAACTTTCCACAAAAATATCCCTGGCCCTGATCGCCATAATGTCGCTCCTGATGGCGCTATTTACCGTTGGCCTTATCAGAAACCGCACGAAGGAAATGGACCGGCTTATACTGGAAAAGGGGATCACGGCGGCCACCGTAGGAGCCAGATTTACCGGCAACACGCTGGACAATATGATCGACAACGGAATTTTTTCAATAAACGAGGTTTTTGACCGGGAACTGGTCCCTATTAAGCTTCCTTCCGCTATAACCCGGAAGTACCTCGCCGCCGGCATTGAGCCGAAAAGCCTTTCCTCCGTGCAGAAATACCACTATGCAACCGGAATGGACTCCTATCTGGACAATCTGGTTTTGCCGGTAGAAGACGAATTCCTCAGGGATCCGCAGTTCACTTATGCGGTCATGGTCGACATAAACGGCTATGTTCCCGCTCATAACTCGATCTACAACAGGCCGCTGACGGGGGATTTCGCCTTCGATCTTCTGCACAACAGGACCAAGCGTATTTTCAACGACGAAGTGGGAATAAAAAGCGCCTCCCATGCGGAGAACAATTATTTTCTCCAGATATACAAGAGGGATACCGGCGAACTTATGTGGGATGTTACCTTCCCGGTTTTAGTGAAAGGCCGGCATTGGGGAGCTTTCCGGGTCGGCTTTTCCATGGAAAAGGCTGAAAAGGCGACTGCAAGCCTGCGCAACAAGCTCATCCTGATAATGGGCTTTCTGCTCCTGATCATGGTGATAGTGATCGACAGGGTTACGGCCGCCATGATGAAGCCGCTCCTGGCCCTTCACGACGGGGTGGAGAAAGTGGCGAAAGGCGACCTCTCATTCCACCAGGCGGAAGCCTCAGGCGACGAAGTCGGGGACCTGGCGAGAGCTTTCAACAAGATGACGGACGACCTGAAAGTGTACATCAAAAACCTCCAGGAAACGACCGCCGCCAAAGAAAGGATAGAAAGCGAGCTTTCAATAGCGAAGGGGATACAGGCCGGCATGCTCCCGCGCCTTTTCCCCCCGTTCCCGGAAAGAAAAGAATTCGACCTGCATGCCTCAATGGAACCAGCCAAGGAAGTGGGCGGGGATTTTTTTGATTTTTTCTTCGTCACGGAAAACAAGCTCTGCATCATCATCGCGGACGTATCGGGCAAGGGCGTGCCCGCCGCGCTGTACATGGTGATAACCAAGACCCTGCTTAAAACCGAAGGCCTCAGGGGCCTCCCCCCGTGCAAGATCCTGGCCGCCGTCAACGCCATCCTTTTCCCCGACAACGACGCCTGCATGTTCGCCACGGTATTCTGCGCCGTTCTGGATACGGAAACCGGCGAAATGGAATTCGCGAACGCCGGGCACAACCCGCCGCTGCTCTGCGCGGGCCCCGGCCGGTTTGAATTCCTCACAATGGAAAGCGGGATGGTCCTCGGGGTGGCTGAAAGTTTCCCGTACAATTCCGGCAAAATCCGGCTGTCGGAGGGAGACACCATGTTTTTATATACGGACGGCGTGACCGAGGCGATGAACCCTGAAAACGCGCTGTTCTCCGAGAAAAAACTGCAGGCGGTCCTTAACACGCTTAAAAACGAAAGCGCGGAGAACATACTGCGCAGGATACGGGTGGAAATAGCGGCCTTTGCCGCCGGCACCCCCCAGTCCGACGACATCACAATGATAGTCCTTAAATACCGCGGCCCTAAAAAGTCCTGA
- a CDS encoding SpoIIE family protein phosphatase, with protein sequence MIRGESGFVRFTSLARHKASWMCFEPVPSTGWSLGVIFPEDEFMEDITRLNHVVAAVGFAGMALLVLVIFIIARSITGPLHGMAHAAKAIGAGNLDAELPAVTSEDEVGQLAAAFRYMKTSLKKYISDLKETTAAKERIESELNIAREIQSSMLPHIFPPFPHKKEFELFAVMVPAKEVGGDFFDFFLTAENKLFFLIGDVSGKGVPAALFMMITKTLMKNEALQHLAPHEVLCKVNKIIALDNDSAMFATIFCGVLDTETGEVEFANAGHNPPVLCRKSLPNEFLKMDHGFVLGPMPDSQFTVQKTRLDPGDTLFMYTDGVTEAMNPQKQLFSEKRLQQVLTGLQDRDVTALINALRAEIKLYAGNEPQSDDITMLALKFRGGA encoded by the coding sequence ATGATACGCGGCGAATCCGGCTTTGTGCGGTTTACGTCGCTTGCGAGGCATAAAGCAAGCTGGATGTGCTTTGAACCTGTGCCGTCCACCGGCTGGTCGCTGGGCGTGATATTTCCCGAAGACGAGTTTATGGAAGACATAACGCGGCTGAACCATGTTGTGGCCGCTGTCGGGTTTGCCGGCATGGCGCTGCTGGTCTTAGTTATTTTCATTATTGCGCGTTCCATCACCGGACCTTTGCACGGTATGGCGCATGCGGCGAAAGCTATCGGCGCCGGGAACCTGGACGCGGAACTGCCGGCGGTAACCTCCGAGGATGAAGTGGGGCAGCTGGCGGCGGCGTTCCGTTACATGAAAACATCGCTGAAAAAATATATCAGCGACCTCAAAGAAACGACCGCCGCCAAAGAGCGCATTGAGAGCGAGCTGAATATCGCGCGTGAGATACAGTCGAGCATGCTGCCGCACATCTTCCCGCCGTTCCCTCATAAGAAGGAGTTCGAGCTTTTCGCCGTGATGGTGCCGGCGAAAGAAGTGGGCGGGGATTTTTTTGATTTTTTCCTGACCGCGGAGAACAAGCTCTTTTTCCTTATAGGCGACGTTTCCGGCAAAGGGGTGCCGGCGGCCCTGTTCATGATGATCACTAAAACCCTGATGAAGAACGAAGCGCTGCAGCACCTGGCGCCGCATGAAGTGCTGTGCAAGGTCAATAAGATCATCGCTCTCGACAATGATTCAGCCATGTTCGCCACTATTTTCTGCGGCGTCCTGGATACGGAAACCGGCGAAGTGGAATTCGCGAACGCCGGGCATAACCCGCCGGTACTCTGCCGCAAAAGCCTTCCAAATGAGTTTCTCAAGATGGACCACGGCTTTGTGCTGGGCCCCATGCCGGACTCGCAATTCACCGTTCAAAAGACGCGGCTTGACCCGGGCGACACGCTGTTCATGTATACCGACGGCGTGACCGAGGCGATGAACCCGCAAAAACAGCTATTTTCGGAAAAACGGCTTCAACAGGTTCTGACGGGGCTGCAGGACAGGGATGTTACGGCTCTTATTAACGCTCTGCGCGCCGAGATCAAGCTTTATGCCGGCAATGAGCCCCAATCGGACGATATAACCATGCTGGCCCTTAAATTCAGGGGCGGGGCTTGA